Within the Malus sylvestris chromosome 4, drMalSylv7.2, whole genome shotgun sequence genome, the region TTAGCAATGCTTCCTGTCATCAACAATTCAAATCACTCGAATATCGGAACATTTCTGAATGCAGAATAAGAAGGACAAAACCCAATTGAAAAATGTTGATACATTTTGGTTAAACAGAAGGAATCGTAGAATCCGAAAAATAAAAACTCGCCTTTCAAAAGCAGACCTGCATTGCTCGGACTTCTTCACCTTCCAGTCCCTTCCGCAAAGCACTTCTGCTCCTCGTCGTCGTCTTCTTCTCCACCTGCTTCACTTCCGAAACCGCAACCACCTCCTTCTCCTGAATCTCCTCAATTTCCTGATGATCCAACTCCAGGGCTTTGGAACTCGACCCTGTCTCCGCTATCAGATTCTTCTCCTTTAGCATCTGCAGCAAACCGGCGACGCCGGCTATGGTGTCGGAGTCCGACACCACCGAAGCCCCTCCTCCCAGTCCTCCCTGGCGCTTCAGAGCCTGGATTTTGAGCTTGAGCTCCGCAATTTCACGGAGGAGCGCGTCGCGGTCGCGCGCCCAGCGCTGTTCCTCCCGGAGCCACCTCTGCTCCTCGCGGAGCCATCGCTGCTCTTCGCGGAGCCACCGGGACTCTTCGGTTTCGTCGTGGGAAGAATTTGAAGAGAAGCAGATGGTGTTGGGGGGTTTTAAGGATTTGAAGGAGAGGGAAAGTGGGGAGAGAGTGTAGTAGTGGTAGCGCCTGGGGAggaaaggaggaggaggaggaggaggagggtgaagaaagagaacgaGTGAGGAAGCTGCAGACATCTGTGAGAAATCACAGGCGAAAATTGAaatgcagaagaagaagaagatatgaGTGAAAGCAGTGATATGTATTTGAGTGGATATCAATCAAGTGGCTAACCCAACCGTCACCATTTGGCAACCGCCACTTCCAACCGTTGGAGCGCTTTTTTGTTCACCATGCTAAATCGATTATTATAAATTTCGAGGCTTGTCTAGTAAAAGTATAATAATCGATTTAgcatttgttttatgaaattataaagcgtgtgaaattttttactttggttgttaaaattgaaggagaccggaagagagtgagagaacgTGGGAGTGAGGAAATAGGGAGAGatgttgtttatttatttattttttaacatgtagatgaggttttaaaaaaaaatttgttttatgaaattacGTTACcgtctttatttttattttttagtgatggaagacaaaaaaaaaaatttcaccctCTTTGTTTTGACAACCAAGGTTTCATTAATGTAGTTTTAGATAAAATAGATTAAATCAAGTTTATTCAAAGGTAATGAATTTAGtgatgataaaaaaaaacactttagagtggtgagcaaaaatatgttttttttttctctcactaTTATACAGTTTAATTGATTTCTATTTTTAAAATACTCTCACTTACCTCAATGTGATAGTTCGAACGCTCCCTCTTTCTTAATAATAATACATTTTTCTACAAATAGTGAAAGCGTAACACCAAAAAAGTGCATCTATTGCAATGTATACAGTGCATCTATTGCAATGTATAAGATTGAACTTATGTTCTTAATGGATACCAGAGTCTTTATACGTGGAGTGGTAtggggatgggcaaaatacccataGATTTAGGTAATTGCGGTTATCTGCCTATTTAAAGGTGACAGTTACAGTCATGGTAACCGTTTAGACGAATAAACaattatgagtataaccgtttatccgtgaaatttaaatagaCAGTTATGGGTATTATCCACGATTATAACAGGTATCCATTTacctatttaatttaatatatgtaaaatttgaaataaaaaaaattaaaaactctcAACTCAGTCATTTTCTCTCTCCGTCTCTACATAATTCAATGCAAAAACTTGGCCCTGTCAAACAATCAACAAAAGAAACTCAAACTTCGAAAACAAGTGGTTAAGAACCCACTGGGCATTACATCGAACACCTGGGGGGCACCCTAATCGGAGCAGATTTTCTTCAACTTATCAGCCGCAGATTCGTCCACAGAGTACTGCAATCGCAGGAAATCCCAATTGGGTTCAACAGAAACACATACAAAAATGTCCAAAACCAATAAATAttccaaatttgtgtttttagcgATAGTAATTACGACGTTGTACCTTATTTAGGACCCAGAGGGAATGATTGTAGGCCCTGAGGAAGAGATCGTGGAGGGCTTTGTCGTCGTTGGCCTCGACCTCTCTGTAATTGACGAAGTTCTCGCGGGCGTACTTGGCGTAGTAAGGTTGAGAGTCCTTTGGCAACCTCCTCACCAATCTCAGAACCTCCCCGTAGATTTTCAATGCTTTCTTCATATCTCGACTCCCAGCACCGTCGATCAGCGATCACAGCATCAGAACCTCCACGAATAAAAAGGGCTTTTACATGTCTTCACAAACGGGCCTCTGTTTATTGCGCAACAGACATATTGGAGTTGGTATGGGCCGTACCAAGCAGTTATTTCTAATGGGGCACTATATGCACCCAACCCAATTTAATATAACGGTGTTCAATTatcagaaataaaaaattatgacaaatttttcttttgtaattttcaagttgttaaaaaaaacatgtagatgggtgaaaaaatgggtaaattagtaaaaaaaaatataaacgggtgaaaaaatgggtaaacgggtaaatgattatggttatggttaaatgggtatacggttaaccgtttataaagaGTTATGGGTACAACTATTTATGCATATACCCAACAGGTAatcggttatgcgggtatgaacataaacgTTTATGGGTAAATAACGGCGGTTATccgcccgccataaccgttgTCCATCCACCGTGTGCTTGATTGCAGTGTACATTTGACGGTTCACCTATATGAATGTGGAAGTGAGGCTGCTTCCTATGACAGCTTAGGCAGGTTCTCTAGGAGCACTCATGATAATTTAGCTTGGGCAGGTTCTGTTGACACATTTTCTCATTATTTATCACCATGTACTAATTTTACATGGTGATAAATAATAATTGTCTAAGGACTGGATGATGATGATGCTACCAGTATTACCCAAATCAATATTACAAATGTTAAAAGTGGGAAGGCGTACCCTGAAATGCAAGGCAAATTGTCAAAGGACTGGTTGATGATGAAGAAAGGATTGAATTATTTGCCTTGTTCAAAACTCGGAAGATAGAATTTAATACACCAAATACATATATCAGAGAATCTCCTCTACAACCCTCTAATCCAGATAATAATTGACTGAACATGCCATGAATCTTCTTGCTCATACACTTAGTACCTAAACCATGCTTTACAAAAAACAACCCTGTATCGAACAATCAACTTTTCCATAAAGGTAAAGGTAAATACCCAATTTATGCCAACCGCGCGTAAACGAGCGAGCATCTGATAGGGGCTTGAAAAACCTGGAACCATTTTCAATATCATCAAACAACAGCATCCCAATAACATTAATCAAGGATGCATACAAGAacacaattacttaaacacGCATCAGAAAAGGTTTAGCGGCAACCTGGGCCTCAAACATTGATCACGTAGCTGCCTGCCATGCTCAGTCCAGCTTGACGTTAGAGTAGAGTAACGTATCCCTGGTGACTGGCATATTCAGAAGGAAGCACACCTATATAAAGAAAAGATGCAAAACAGGTAAATATCCTTCCAACCACCAAACAGGTAAACACATTATTGACCCACACGATCAgtctaaaatataatttaacaaTCATTAGATGATTCACTTTAGTACATTCAAGAAAAACATCCGATAAAAAGCGGTTCAAGTAGAACTAGGTTCATTGTTTCATCCTTAAGTTTGTCATGTCCTGGCCAAAGTCCAGCAAAGCATCAGATGTTATGGCCAATGGGTTTTGTTCAtggttttttctcctttttcgtTTTCAGCTGAGACTCTGATCTTTAAGGACAAGTGAAACTTACCCCCAAAAGAGTTGAAATGATAAGAATAATTCCTGTGATCCAAGCAAGTGTACGCCTAACCAATAGCACTTGCACAATTTTTGTATTATTCAGGCCTTCTTTTTCAGCCAACAAACGAGCATATGATGGACTAGTATACATCACATTCAACATCTTTCCCGACTCCACAGGTGCAACTCCATTGAAAAGGATAGCTCCAACAATTTGACCTGcaaaattgttaatttaacattaTTTCTAAAGATGACGACGTAAATTTTCAAATGAACCATTgaatgaagaaaatatatattcatAAAAGTACCAAATATATGGCAGATATACACATAAAATTGGCAACGATGTTTCTAGAAACAACAATTGCTTTAAAAAACGAGAATTAACTAATAAAGTTTAAAACCAAAATGATCACCTTTGTACGCATTTTCAAGTGACTCAAATATCTTGGACAGTGTAGCAAGTAGTAGCTCCACTCCATGTTGAGCTGCTCCATCAGTTCCATACTGCTCTTGCAAAACCTATCATAaggttttgaagtttttttattaAGCTATGGAACTCGATGCAGACACACAATAAGAATAAACAAAAGAACACACAGTCAAGAAAGTGCATGCATATGATTTGACTGCGTGTGCACAATTAATATATGCACATATACCAAATATATGAAACTTATGCAATGCAGTGTCGATACTATATTTTGATATACTCTTTTCTTcttaaggagaaaaaaaaaatattttattgaaTATGTATCAACTAATCAAAGTGATAAACACCCTAAACATATACATATGTACACGCAGCAAAGACACTTTTTGTTGGTTATTACTTTGCCACAACTCAGAGCACATACAGCTTTGAAATTCTTAACAGTTACATTAGTACCCTAACTTAAATATAGATTATATCAAGCTTTAATTCTACCAGCAAGCATATTTGCTGACATCCATTTTAAACTTTGAAGTCAtccaaaaaaggaagaaaacaacACCTTGATTCCATCAAAACGGCCTGTTAATAACTCAGCTGGGCTATGGATGTTGTGTGACAAATCTTGATGGATCTCTGTTGCCCTTTTAAAGTTGCGGATCAGAGACAGAAGGCTAGTTGTGAATATCCTATCTGATTCCTGTAAACATATACAATGCAGGCCTTCCAATATAAGCCACCATTTTACAACATGTATATAATGCATATCAAACAAATGAGCATGTTATAGTGAATCTCAGAAAACCTTTGACATATGAAGCTTCAAGTTGTCGCCATTGGCCAAAGGGATGCTCAACTCTCCATTTAGTGGTTCTAATGTATCAACAACATATGAACCACTCATCCAAGCTGcctaaagaagacaaaaatcTTAACATTAAAGTTAAAGCAAAAACTCAAATTCATTTTCATGTATACGAGAATAAAAAACATGGCATGTTGAATAGATgaacataaaaaaacaaaacatgatatAGAATATCTTCAAGCCAGACTCACAAAATCTCCAATCTCCTTGTCAGTATAATCTGTTGATTGTTCATCCAAAGAAAACACAGAAACTTCACCTTCATCTGCAACAACACATATAATGAACAAAATTTACATAATTCTAAATGAGGAATAGACTAATAGTAATGTCCTTGCACTAGTTTCACAAGTTACTCGTTTTGAAAGGTAATATACCTGGAAGCTCGATGTCAGCTTTGCTTGAGCCAAGGTCAATCTTGGAACTATAGGCACTGCTGAACATGGCATTGTCTTTGACTACAAGAGCATGATCTGCATGTATTTTGACATACATGTTTATAATAAGTGCACAAAGTAATATAATAATGGTAAAATTGTCATAAGTTAGCATGCATTTTACTATTTTAGAGACAAAGTTATATACCATCAATTCCTCCGACTTCAAGCGCAACAACAGCACGAGGCCTATTGAATGGATTAGGCATGAGAACCTCATTCAACTATCACAAAGCAACAACAAAATATGATAAATTAGACATTGGGGTAACATGATGGGGGTAACTAGAGAAAATAACTTCACATTACTTATTATCCACAACACCTTAGCTGAACCAGCAGCTGAGAGTGCGGAAGATGGTGCAAATCCAAGCAAAACTGACACGGCTGCACTGACTTCTGAGAGCAACATTGAGTCGGGCTGAGAAAGCAAAAGGCAAGTAGTATTAGCAGATAAACGAAGAAAAATCTGCAAGTATTCAATATCTAGATAAAAcaactgaaaaaaaatatccCTTGCAGTACCAAAATCAAATATAACAAAATGAGGTATGCTTAAAATTCCGCCAAAATAATCCCAGGAATCCCCTTTGGGGGAAACAAGAAATATATTG harbors:
- the LOC126618823 gene encoding protein disulfide isomerase pTAC5, chloroplastic isoform X1 yields the protein MSAASSLVLFLHPPPPPPPPFLPRRYHYYTLSPLSLSFKSLKPPNTICFSSNSSHDETEESRWLREEQRWLREEQRWLREEQRWARDRDALLREIAELKLKIQALKRQGGLGGGASVVSDSDTIAGVAGLLQMLKEKNLIAETGSSSKALELDHQEIEEIQEKEVVAVSEVKQVEKKTTTRSRSALRKGLEGEEVRAMQEALLKLGFYSGEEDMEFSSFSTGTERAVKTWQASLDIPQDGIVTAELLELLFADPTIEVADDKRATTPKEDANGAAVTSATEITEVQQTVVKEEDGTEVEVSHHRVFLLGENRWEDSSRLITNKKKGSDSKTAGASTRCLTCRGEGRLLCTVLTCAECDGTGEPNIEEQQFLDWVEEGAKCPYCEGLGYTICDVCDGTPVA
- the LOC126618823 gene encoding protein disulfide isomerase pTAC5, chloroplastic isoform X3, which codes for MSAASSLVLFLHPPPPPPPPFLPRRYHYYTLSPLSLSFKSLKPPNTICFSSNSSHDETEESRWLREEQRWLREEQRWLREEQRWARDRDALLREIAELKLKIQALKRQGGLGGGASVVSDSDTIAGVAGLLQMLKEKNLIAETGSSSKALELDHQEIEEIQEKEVVAVSEVKQVEKKTTTRSRSALRKGLEGEEVRAMQEALLKLGFYSGEEDMEFSSFSTGTERAVKTWQASLDIPQDGIVTAELLELLFADPTIEVADDKRATTPKEDANGAAVTSATEITEVQQTVVKEEDGTEVEVSHHRVFLLGENRWEDSSRLITNKKKGSDSKTAGASTRCLTCRGEGRLLCTECDGTGEPNIEEQQFLDWVEEGAKCPYCEGLGYTICDVCDGTPVA
- the LOC126618823 gene encoding protein disulfide isomerase pTAC5, chloroplastic isoform X4, whose product is MSAASSLVLFLHPPPPPPPPFLPRRYHYYTLSPLSLSFKSLKPPNTICFSSNSSHDETEESRWLREEQRWLREEQRWLREEQRWARDRDALLREIAELKLKIQALKRQGGLGGGASVVSDSDTIAGVAGLLQMLKEKNLIAETGSSSKALELDHQEIEEIQEKEVVAVSEVKQVEKKTTTRSRSALRKGLEGEEVRAMQEALLKLGFYSGEEDMEFSSFSTGTERAVKTWQASLDIPQDGIVTAELLELLFADPTIEVADDKRATTPKEDANGAAVTSATEITEVQQTVVKEEDGTEVEVSHHRVFLLGENRWEDSSRLITNKKKGSDSKTAGASTRCLTCRGEGRLLCTECDGTGEPNIEEQFLDWVEEGAKCPYCEGLGYTICDVCDGTPVA
- the LOC126618823 gene encoding protein disulfide isomerase pTAC5, chloroplastic isoform X2 is translated as MSAASSLVLFLHPPPPPPPPFLPRRYHYYTLSPLSLSFKSLKPPNTICFSSNSSHDETEESRWLREEQRWLREEQRWLREEQRWARDRDALLREIAELKLKIQALKRQGGLGGGASVVSDSDTIAGVAGLLQMLKEKNLIAETGSSSKALELDHQEIEEIQEKEVVAVSEVKQVEKKTTTRSRSALRKGLEGEEVRAMQEALLKLGFYSGEEDMEFSSFSTGTERAVKTWQASLDIPQDGIVTAELLELLFADPTIEVADDKRATTPKEDANGAAVTSATEITEVQQTVVKEEDGTEVEVSHHRVFLLGENRWEDSSRLITNKKKGSDSKTAGASTRCLTCRGEGRLLCTVLTCAECDGTGEPNIEEQFLDWVEEGAKCPYCEGLGYTICDVCDGTPVA
- the LOC126618066 gene encoding LYR motif-containing protein At3g19508-like, whose amino-acid sequence is MKKALKIYGEVLRLVRRLPKDSQPYYAKYARENFVNYREVEANDDKALHDLFLRAYNHSLWVLNKYSVDESAADKLKKICSD
- the LOC126618056 gene encoding uncharacterized protein LOC126618056 isoform X1, with product MDLLTRTICFYILAIASFISSNVKADGTASVFFIDSSTHHFLRNPSSNDVVKPDSMLLSEVSAAVSVLLGFAPSSALSAAGSAKLNEVLMPNPFNRPRAVVALEVGGIDDHALVVKDNAMFSSAYSSKIDLGSSKADIELPDEGEVSVFSLDEQSTDYTDKEIGDFAAWMSGSYVVDTLEPLNGELSIPLANGDNLKLHMSKESDRIFTTSLLSLIRNFKRATEIHQDLSHNIHSPAELLTGRFDGIKVLQEQYGTDGAAQHGVELLLATLSKIFESLENAYKGQIVGAILFNGVAPVESGKMLNVMYTSPSYARLLAEKEGLNNTKIVQVLLVRRTLAWITGIILIISTLLGVCFLLNMPVTRDTLLYSNVKLD
- the LOC126618056 gene encoding uncharacterized protein LOC126618056 isoform X3, with the protein product MDLLARTICFYILTIASFISSNAKADGTASVFFIDSSTHHFLRNPSSNDVVKPDSMLLSEVSAAVSVLLGFAPSSALSAAGSAKLNEVLMPNPFNRPRAVVALEVGGIDDHALVVKDNAMFSSAYSSKIDLGSSKADIELPDEGEVSVFSLDEQSTDYTDKEIGDFAAWMSGSYVVDTLEPLNGELSIPLANGDNLKLHMSKESDRIFTTSLLSLIRNFKRATEIHQDLSHNIHSPAELLTGRFDGIKVLQEQYGTDGAAQHGVELLLATLSKIFESLENAYKGQIVGAILFNGVAPVESGKMLNVMYTSPSYARLLAEKEGLNNTKIVQVLLVRRTLAWITGIILIISTLLGVCFLLNMPVTRDTLLYSNVKLD